Proteins encoded within one genomic window of Rhododendron vialii isolate Sample 1 chromosome 1a, ASM3025357v1:
- the LOC131326570 gene encoding uncharacterized protein LOC131326570 — protein MESLYEKSSSNCRSKKNLTNEQRQAIFDALLLQFDYGKPRGGFISEVAALFSVHPKTISRIWQQGKACIANGSVVDVSSKLLGRVGRKRVQIERSKIFSLEFKRRTNIRSLSKALEVPKSTMHRRIKEGLMRPHTNALKPDLSEEGKRSRLCFCLSMLEPSSLESQPFFKDMYNYVHIDEKWFYLTRESERYYLLPEEEEPHRTCKSKKFIIKVMFLAAVARPRFDANGNEVFSGKIGIFPFTCKVPAKCTSKNRVAGTLVTKAVTVTKDVSRSCLIEKVLPAIRVKWPRSGEMETIVIQQDNAKAHIHPLDPKFLEAAHEDGLNIRLSFQPPNSPDMNVLDLGFFTSIQSLQHQHAPSTIDQLVSVVEKSFEELSSQTLNHVFLTLQTCMVEVMKVYGGNNYKLPHMEKGQLV, from the coding sequence ATGGAGTCTTTGTATGAGAAATCCTCAAGCAACtgtcgatcaaaaaaaaatctcaccaATGAACAACGCCAAGCAATTTTTGATGCTCTTTTGCTACAGTTTGATTATGGAAAACCAAGAGGGGGTTTTATTAGTGAGGTTGCTGCATTGTTCTCTGTCCATCCAAAAACAATAAGTCGAATTTGGCAACAAGGGAAGGCTTGTATTGCTAATGGGTCCGTGGTTGATGTGTCCTCGAAACTGCTCGGGAGAGTTGGCCGCAAGCGAGTTCAAATCGAGCGCAGCAAAATTTTCAGCTTGGAATTCAAACGCCGAACTAATATCCGCTCATTATCAAAAGCCTTGGAAGTTCCTAAATCAACTATGCATAGGCGAATCAAAGAAGGCTTAATGAGGCCACATACAAATGCATTGAAGCCAGATTTATCGGAAGAAGGTAAGAGATCAAGGCTTTGTTTCTGTTTATCAATGCTTGAGCCTAGTAGTTTGGAAAGCCAACCATTTTTCAAAGATATGTACAATTACGtgcatattgatgaaaagtggTTTTATTTGACGAGAGAATCGGAGAGATATTATTTGCTACCGGAAGAGGAAGAACCGCATCGCACttgcaaaagcaaaaaattcatcatAAAAGTCATGTTTTTAGCGGCGGTAGCTCGACCACGGTTTGATGCAAATGGGAATGAGGTGTTTTCCGGGAAAATTGGAATTTTTCCATTCACTTGTAAGGTACCTGCAAAATGCACGAGTAAGAATAGAGTTGCTGGTACTTTGGTAACAAAGGCTGTAACAGTAACCAAAGATGTTAGTCGATCATGCTTGATTGAGAAGGTTCTGCCCGCAATTAGAGTTAAGTGGCCGCGTTCCGGCGAAATGGAAACGATAGTCATTCAACAAGATAATGCGAAGGCACACATTCATCCATTGGATCCCAAGTTTCTTGAAGCTGCACATGAAGATGGGCTCAATATCCGTTTGTCGTTTCAACCTCCCAATAGTCCGGACATGAATGTTTTAGATCTCGGGTTTTTTACATCAATTCAATCTTTGCAACATCAACATGCACCTTCGACAATCGACCAGCTTGTTTCTGTCGTGGAGAAATCTTTTGAAGAATTGTCGTCACAAACTCTTAATCACGTTTTCTTAACATTGCAAACTTGTATGGTTGAGGTGATGAAGGTTTATGGTGGAAACAATTACAAGTTGCCACATATGGAGAAAGGCCAACTAGTTTGA
- the LOC131298483 gene encoding cysteine-rich receptor-like protein kinase 19 isoform X2 → MLSYPSSMAMELTIPTLFLLFLSSKFPCSTAQTWIKSGYWFSGSKFPVTDINSTLFTHLICGMAGLNPSTYQLSISSSDAQSFSIFTPTVRQKNSTVTTLLAIGVRSAKSSTFSSMVSQSEFRKSFIESSIRTARLYWFDGLDFHWDSVNTSSEMANMAILFDEWRLAIESESGNSSGSQLILTMGVPFSPYLDSASFPIASIKKNLNWVHLMAFDYYTPTSWNYTAAFAALHDPGSERNTEYGINAWIAGGLSTNKLVLGLPFYGYAWTLVNPNDSAVGAPAKGTAITRDGWMSYKDLKAYMQRSGAVSEYNAAYFVNYCVIGSSWIAYDDVEVVKKKVAYAKERNLLGYFVWQVEDDDKNWVLTQAAQEDEKNPVIVQEDEKNPGNKRHFLLILLPTAATVTLVLVYLTWYKGRMGERKELQSLFKTTMVSAGNANAPNLLVFRLIDLVEATNNFSFENKLGEGGYGPVYKGVLHNGQEIAIKKLSRTSTQGFEEFKNEVMLTAKLQHVNLVRVLGFCTEKEEQMLIYEYMPNKSLDHFLYDPTRGLLLDWEKRVQIIEGVTQGLLYLQEYSRLTIIHRDLKASNILLDNEMKPKIADFGMARIFQKDEFEANTSRIVGTYGYVPPEYVKRGIYSTKSDIYSFGVLLLQIISGKRNNCLHGLHEDLKLLDYAYDLWKCGKGLEFMDPSLDDTDSSCKLVRCMQIALLCVQENPADRPSMLELSVMLKNETAAMNIPKRPAFSTRRDEDEVQIQESTSQQEIWSVGDVSITQMVAR, encoded by the exons ATGTTAAGCTACCCCTCTTCCATGGCCATGGAACTGACTATACCCACCcttttcctcctctttctttcCTCCAAATTCCCATGTTCAACTGCTCAAACATGGATCAAATCCGGTTACTGGTTCTCCGGCAGCAAATTCCCCGTAACCGACATAAACTCAACCCTCTTCACTCACCTCATATGCGGTATGGCAGGCCTAAACCCTTCCACGTACCAACTTTCCATTTCTTCATCAGATGCCCAGTCCTTCTCCATCTTCACCCCCACTGTCAGGCAAAAGAATTCAACGGTCACAACGCTCTTAGCGATCGGTGTAAGATCGGCGAAGTCTTCGACTTTCTCCTCGATGGTTAGCCAATCCGAGTTCAGGAAGTCCTTCATTGAGTCCTCCATAAGAACAGCTCGATTATATTGGTTTGATGGGCTGGACTTTCACTGGGATTCAGTCAATACTAGCTCTGAAATGGCAAACATGGCCATCCTATTCGATGAGTGGCGACTAGCGATCGAATCAGAGTCAGGAAACTCAAGTGGTTCTCAACTCATCTTGACAATGGGTGTCCCGTTCTCCCCATACCTTGACAGTGCAAGTTTTCCAATTGCATCTATAAAGAAGAACTTGAACTGGGTACATCTGATGGCATTTGACTACTACACGCCTACTTCGTGGAATTACACGGCTGCCTTTGCAGCATTGCATGATCCAGGAAGTGAACGGAATACAGAATATGGAATCAATGCTTGGATTGCCGGCGGGTTATCGACTAACAAGCTTGTTTTGGGGCTGCCTTTCTACGGCTATGCTTGGACGCTCGTGAACCCGAATGACAGTGCAGTCGGTGCACCGGCAAAGGGGACCGCGATTACCCGTGATGGTTGGATGAGCTACAAGGATCTTAAGGCGTATATGCAGAGATCCGGAGCTGTTTCGGAGTATAATGCAGCCTATTTTGTGAATTACTGCGTCATCGGATCGAGTTGGATTGCTTATGATGATGTTGAGGTCGTGAAAAAAAAGGTAGCTTATGCGAAAGAGAGGAATTTGCTAGGTTATTTTGTGTGGCAAGTCGAAGATGATGATAAAAATTGGGTGCTTACTCAGGCAG CACAAGAAGATGAGAAAAATCCCGTCATAGTACAAGAAGATGAGAAAAATCCTGGGAACAAGAGACACTTCTTGTTAATCTTGCTTCCAACCGCAGCTACAGTTACCCTTGTACTAGTTTATTTGACATGGTACAAAG GACGGATGGGCGAACGAAAAGAATTGCAATCTTTATTCAAAACTACTATGGTATCTGCTGGAAACGCAAATGCTCCTAATTTGCTAGTATTTAGACTCATTGACCTTGTAGAAGCTACCAATAATTTTTCGTTTGAAAATAAGCTTGGAGAGGGTGGATACGGACCTGTTTACAAG GGTGTATTACATAATGGACAAGAAATAGCAATAAAGAAACTTTCAAGGACTTCTACACAAGGATTTGAAGAGTTCAAGAATGAGGTGATGCTTACTGCTAAACTGCAGCATGTAAATCTTGTAAGAGTTCTTGGATTTTGCACCGAAAAAGAAGAACAGATGTTGATCTACGAATACATGCCGAACAAAAGCCTGGATCATTTTCTCTATG ATCCAACCAGGGGACTACTTTTAGATTGGGAAAAACGAGTTCAAATTATTGAAGGGGTTACTCAGGGGCTCTTGTACCTCCAAGAGTACTCAAGATTGACAATAATTCACCGGGATTTGAAAGCGAGCAACATTTTGTTAGACAACGAGATGAAACCCAAGATTGCGGATTTTGGCATGGCTAGAATTTTCCAGAAAGATGAATTCGAAGCTAACACTAGCCGAATTGTTGGAACGTA TGGTTATGTACCTCCTGAATATGTAAAACGTGGCATATACTCCACCAAATCAGATATTTATAGCTTCGGAGTTCTTCTTTTACAAATCATTAGCGGAAAACGGAATAATTGTTTACATGGCCTTCATGAAGACTTGAAACTCCTAGACTAT GCATATGATTTGTGGAAGTGTGGGAAAGGCTTGGAGTTCATGGATCCATCGCTCGACGATACAGATTCATCCTGTAAATTAGTGAGATGCATGCAAATAGCTTTGCTATGTGTCCAAGAAAATCCAGCTGATAGACCCTCCATGTTGGAACTCTCGGTGATGCTGAAAAATGAAACTGCCGCCATGAACATCCCCAAAAGACCTGCTTTTTCTACAAGAAGAGATGAAGATGAAGTTCAAATTCAAGAGTCTACATCTCAACAAGAAATTTGGTCTGTTGGTGATGTATCCATTACCCAAATGGTAGCCCGATGA
- the LOC131298483 gene encoding cysteine-rich receptor-like protein kinase 10 isoform X1: MLSYPSSMAMELTIPTLFLLFLSSKFPCSTAQTWIKSGYWFSGSKFPVTDINSTLFTHLICGMAGLNPSTYQLSISSSDAQSFSIFTPTVRQKNSTVTTLLAIGVRSAKSSTFSSMVSQSEFRKSFIESSIRTARLYWFDGLDFHWDSVNTSSEMANMAILFDEWRLAIESESGNSSGSQLILTMGVPFSPYLDSASFPIASIKKNLNWVHLMAFDYYTPTSWNYTAAFAALHDPGSERNTEYGINAWIAGGLSTNKLVLGLPFYGYAWTLVNPNDSAVGAPAKGTAITRDGWMSYKDLKAYMQRSGAVSEYNAAYFVNYCVIGSSWIAYDDVEVVKKKVAYAKERNLLGYFVWQVEDDDKNWVLTQAAQEDEKNPVIVQEDEKNPGNKRHFLLILLPTAATVTLVLVYLTWYKVSLVTGRMGERKELQSLFKTTMVSAGNANAPNLLVFRLIDLVEATNNFSFENKLGEGGYGPVYKGVLHNGQEIAIKKLSRTSTQGFEEFKNEVMLTAKLQHVNLVRVLGFCTEKEEQMLIYEYMPNKSLDHFLYDPTRGLLLDWEKRVQIIEGVTQGLLYLQEYSRLTIIHRDLKASNILLDNEMKPKIADFGMARIFQKDEFEANTSRIVGTYGYVPPEYVKRGIYSTKSDIYSFGVLLLQIISGKRNNCLHGLHEDLKLLDYAYDLWKCGKGLEFMDPSLDDTDSSCKLVRCMQIALLCVQENPADRPSMLELSVMLKNETAAMNIPKRPAFSTRRDEDEVQIQESTSQQEIWSVGDVSITQMVAR; the protein is encoded by the exons ATGTTAAGCTACCCCTCTTCCATGGCCATGGAACTGACTATACCCACCcttttcctcctctttctttcCTCCAAATTCCCATGTTCAACTGCTCAAACATGGATCAAATCCGGTTACTGGTTCTCCGGCAGCAAATTCCCCGTAACCGACATAAACTCAACCCTCTTCACTCACCTCATATGCGGTATGGCAGGCCTAAACCCTTCCACGTACCAACTTTCCATTTCTTCATCAGATGCCCAGTCCTTCTCCATCTTCACCCCCACTGTCAGGCAAAAGAATTCAACGGTCACAACGCTCTTAGCGATCGGTGTAAGATCGGCGAAGTCTTCGACTTTCTCCTCGATGGTTAGCCAATCCGAGTTCAGGAAGTCCTTCATTGAGTCCTCCATAAGAACAGCTCGATTATATTGGTTTGATGGGCTGGACTTTCACTGGGATTCAGTCAATACTAGCTCTGAAATGGCAAACATGGCCATCCTATTCGATGAGTGGCGACTAGCGATCGAATCAGAGTCAGGAAACTCAAGTGGTTCTCAACTCATCTTGACAATGGGTGTCCCGTTCTCCCCATACCTTGACAGTGCAAGTTTTCCAATTGCATCTATAAAGAAGAACTTGAACTGGGTACATCTGATGGCATTTGACTACTACACGCCTACTTCGTGGAATTACACGGCTGCCTTTGCAGCATTGCATGATCCAGGAAGTGAACGGAATACAGAATATGGAATCAATGCTTGGATTGCCGGCGGGTTATCGACTAACAAGCTTGTTTTGGGGCTGCCTTTCTACGGCTATGCTTGGACGCTCGTGAACCCGAATGACAGTGCAGTCGGTGCACCGGCAAAGGGGACCGCGATTACCCGTGATGGTTGGATGAGCTACAAGGATCTTAAGGCGTATATGCAGAGATCCGGAGCTGTTTCGGAGTATAATGCAGCCTATTTTGTGAATTACTGCGTCATCGGATCGAGTTGGATTGCTTATGATGATGTTGAGGTCGTGAAAAAAAAGGTAGCTTATGCGAAAGAGAGGAATTTGCTAGGTTATTTTGTGTGGCAAGTCGAAGATGATGATAAAAATTGGGTGCTTACTCAGGCAG CACAAGAAGATGAGAAAAATCCCGTCATAGTACAAGAAGATGAGAAAAATCCTGGGAACAAGAGACACTTCTTGTTAATCTTGCTTCCAACCGCAGCTACAGTTACCCTTGTACTAGTTTATTTGACATGGTACAAAG TTTCATTGGTTACAGGACGGATGGGCGAACGAAAAGAATTGCAATCTTTATTCAAAACTACTATGGTATCTGCTGGAAACGCAAATGCTCCTAATTTGCTAGTATTTAGACTCATTGACCTTGTAGAAGCTACCAATAATTTTTCGTTTGAAAATAAGCTTGGAGAGGGTGGATACGGACCTGTTTACAAG GGTGTATTACATAATGGACAAGAAATAGCAATAAAGAAACTTTCAAGGACTTCTACACAAGGATTTGAAGAGTTCAAGAATGAGGTGATGCTTACTGCTAAACTGCAGCATGTAAATCTTGTAAGAGTTCTTGGATTTTGCACCGAAAAAGAAGAACAGATGTTGATCTACGAATACATGCCGAACAAAAGCCTGGATCATTTTCTCTATG ATCCAACCAGGGGACTACTTTTAGATTGGGAAAAACGAGTTCAAATTATTGAAGGGGTTACTCAGGGGCTCTTGTACCTCCAAGAGTACTCAAGATTGACAATAATTCACCGGGATTTGAAAGCGAGCAACATTTTGTTAGACAACGAGATGAAACCCAAGATTGCGGATTTTGGCATGGCTAGAATTTTCCAGAAAGATGAATTCGAAGCTAACACTAGCCGAATTGTTGGAACGTA TGGTTATGTACCTCCTGAATATGTAAAACGTGGCATATACTCCACCAAATCAGATATTTATAGCTTCGGAGTTCTTCTTTTACAAATCATTAGCGGAAAACGGAATAATTGTTTACATGGCCTTCATGAAGACTTGAAACTCCTAGACTAT GCATATGATTTGTGGAAGTGTGGGAAAGGCTTGGAGTTCATGGATCCATCGCTCGACGATACAGATTCATCCTGTAAATTAGTGAGATGCATGCAAATAGCTTTGCTATGTGTCCAAGAAAATCCAGCTGATAGACCCTCCATGTTGGAACTCTCGGTGATGCTGAAAAATGAAACTGCCGCCATGAACATCCCCAAAAGACCTGCTTTTTCTACAAGAAGAGATGAAGATGAAGTTCAAATTCAAGAGTCTACATCTCAACAAGAAATTTGGTCTGTTGGTGATGTATCCATTACCCAAATGGTAGCCCGATGA